AGGAAGTTTGCCGAGCCGAGCAGGTTATTGTTGCTGAAGTTGATGGTAAACTGCTGGGCGTCGGGGATCTGGGATGTGACCTGTACTGCAAAGTCGGATTGGTATTTGCCGGGGAACATCCTGTCGGCCATCTGATTGAGAATTTGCGCCAACTTGGCCGCGTGGTTCTGGCTGACTGTAAAGATAATGGACTTGCCGATCTCCCCGCTGACAGGATCGCGAAGGGCGTTTTCGAGGAAGGTCTTGCAGAAAAGCTGGTTGGTGGCATCGGCGAAGAAGCGCTTCTCAAACTCCCGTTGCTTGAATGCCTCCTGCTGGTCCTCGCCAGCTTCGTCAATAAAAGAGACGACGAAACCTACGTCGGAAAGTAGTTCTGTGGTGATTTCGGTGCGGGCATCCACCACCGTGGGATTAATAAGGTAGCCTTCCTTCACACCGTCCAGCAGTGAATAGCGGTAGGTCGGCTGGCTGTTTTCACAGCCGAAGGTGCGGTAGGTGTCGAGCAACAGCCGACGCTCTAACTCGCGGGGATCTCGGGTGGATGGATTGGTATCGTCGAACTTCCTGAGGTAGTCACGGGGCGTGGCGGTGAGACCCAGCTTGTAGCCGATGAAATAATCAAAAACAGCGCGGGCATTGCCGCCGATGGAGCGGTGCGCTTCGTCGGAGACGACAAGGTCAAAATCGGTCGGAGAGAAGAGCCGCTGATACTTGTTGTTGAAGAGCAGCGACTGCACCGTGGTGACAACGATTTCCGCACGCCGCCAGTCGTCCCGGTTCTCCTTGTAGATGACTGTTTGAAAATCGGCGGACAGCAGAGATGTGAAGGCCCTTTTGGCCTGATCTTCAAGTTCGAGGCGATCCACAAGGAAGAGTACCCGCCGGGCATTGCCGGTGCGGAGAAAAAGTTTGATAACTGCGGCGGCGGTGAGGGTTTTGCCGGTTCCCGTGGCCATCTCAAAAAGAAAACGGTCTTTACCTTCCTTAATCGCAGCCTGAAGTATGTGGATGGTTTTCAATTGATAGGGCCGAAGAAAACGGAGCCTGTTGGCCTGGATGTAGCCGGGACGCTCGGCCTCGTTGCGCCACGCCGCGTCTGATTGGTAGTTCGGGCGCTGGGTAAGAACGATGTAGTCGTCGCCGACCCGTTCTTCGATAAGGCGCTGGGGATTGGGGGTGACTTTCTGGTAGTTCGTCACCGAGTCCGGCGTAGGAAAGGATGTAATGAGGTAGGGGTTGCCGCGCTCCAGGTCCCAGAAATAGTGCAGGTTGCCGTTAGAGAGGATGACGAAGCGGCAGTTCTGCGACTTGGCGT
The DNA window shown above is from Pseudomonadota bacterium and carries:
- a CDS encoding DEAD/DEAH box helicase family protein gives rise to the protein MPDKEATARIKINKLLEAAGWRFFPSVKSPANICLEPSVTIKSSDLNAMGQNFEKTAKGFIDFLLLDIKGFPFIVLEAKSEDKNPLVGKEQARKYAKSQNCRFVILSNGNLHYFWDLERGNPYLITSFPTPDSVTNYQKVTPNPQRLIEERVGDDYIVLTQRPNYQSDAAWRNEAERPGYIQANRLRFLRPYQLKTIHILQAAIKEGKDRFLFEMATGTGKTLTAAAVIKLFLRTGNARRVLFLVDRLELEDQAKRAFTSLLSADFQTVIYKENRDDWRRAEIVVTTVQSLLFNNKYQRLFSPTDFDLVVSDEAHRSIGGNARAVFDYFIGYKLGLTATPRDYLRKFDDTNPSTRDPRELERRLLLDTYRTFGCENSQPTYRYSLLDGVKEGYLINPTVVDARTEITTELLSDVGFVVSFIDEAGEDQQEAFKQREFEKRFFADATNQLFCKTFLENALRDPVSGEIGKSIIFTVSQNHAAKLAQILNQMADRMFPGKYQSDFAVQVTSQIPDAQQFTINFSNNNLLGSANFLPAYKTSKARVCVTVGMMTTGYDCTDILNLGLFRPIFSPTDFIQIKGRGTRNHNFLEQLFDDSLKDGVLQPQKSAFKLFDFFANCEYFEEEFKYDEVLKLPKPQSGRREGGDGTPVVTGGVYEHLGADILASIREETIGFDGMKIDRMFFEKFEDTVRENVTITTAVEAGQWDRVIDYVNREVFDKPEEYYNLDKLRKAAAVDRRLTLREILEKIFGLIPHFKSRNELLEEEFAKFVADYKPEEAEAIPAIKNYFKAYVTSDSIRHIIEGRHFTDLATNPVFSTRDFKAVPPKYRTLIPEYIKDYVSLNQFAA